The nucleotide window CGAAGTCGAAAGGCGCTTCCGGTACGCCGGCTGCAACGCGGCGCGCATGGTACTGCGCTTCGGTCCCGCCGGCAGCCAGGGCGTCGACGACGGCGGGCGGGCCGATCACGCGCCAGCCGAACCCGGCAAGGCGCGGGTCGGCGACGACGAGGCAGCCCTCCGCTTCCGGTTTCGGCCCGAAGGTTGCCGCGACCTTGTGCGTCTCGCTGACATCGGCGATCTCGACCTTGGAGCGAAGCTTGTAGAAGCCGAGCCGGCGGGCGAAGTCGCTCGCCGGCTCCTGCGCCGTGTCGAGGAGGTAACCGGCCTCGTCCGCCAGCACCAGGAAGTCGAACAGGATCTTGCCCTGCGGTGTCAGCAGGGCACCGTAACCGGCTCCTTCCGCGTCGACATCGTCCATGTCGCAGGTCAGAAGGTTCTGCAGGAAGCCGTGCGCATCCGCCCCGGCGACGCGAAGGACCGCGCGCGAGGGGAGGGAGACGAAGGCCCTGTCGCCCTCATCCGTCGGCGCCGGCTGGTTGGGTGTGTCTTCACTCATCGCGTCGCCGCTCCTCGGTTTTTCTCGCGGTGAATGCCGATGGTGCAAGCCGACTCAGGCCGGCTGCAATCCGTTTCTCGCGACATAGGCCGGAACGCAGCAAGCAACAAGGGGAGCGGGCTTGCCAGTGGGGTTACGGGAAAGCTGCGCAAAAGCGTGGGACGCCGGGTGTCCTGCCGAAAATTCGACACGGTTTGTTACCCTCTTCGCATTACGATCCGTTCTGGGTCCGTTGTCACCCATTTCCCGCTCTCGGGCCCTGTTGCCGGCATTTCCGGCAGTTTCTGGGGTTTGCTGCCATGTGCCGCCTGGCTGCCTATATCGGTACCGAAATTCCGCTGGAAAACATCATCGCCCGGCCGCGCCACTCGCTGCTGGTGCAGAGCCAGGACGCCCAGGAGGCGAAGCTGCGCGTCAACGGTGACGGCTTCGGCATCGCCTGGTACGGCCACCTGCCCGAGCCGGGCCTGTTCAAGGACGTGCTGCCGGCCTGGGCCGACACCAATCTGCCGAGCATCTGCCGGCTGGTGCGCTCTCGCCTCTTCCTGGCGCATGTGCGCGCCGCCACCACCGGCGCCTCGTCGCGTGAGAACTGCCACCCGTTCACCCATGGCCGCTGGGCGTTCATGCATAACGGCGGCATCGGCAATTTCGGTCATCTGCGACGGGACATGGAGGCGCTGATCGGCGACGACTATTACGCGCTGCGCCGGGGGACGACCGATTCAGAACTCTTCTTCCTGATGATGCTGTCCAACGGGCTGGACGAAGATGCGCCTGCCGCGCTGCGCAAGACGCTGGCCCAGTTGCTCGGCATTGCCGAGCGGCGCGGCACGGCCGGCCAGCCGATCCGTCTCACTTGCGCATTCAGTGACGGTGCGCGGATCTTCGCGTTCCGCTTCGCCGACGACCGCCAGGCGCCCACGCTCTATCTGTCCGATTGCCTCGACCACGGCGGGCGCGCCTTCGCGTCCGAGCCGCTGGAGGGACCCTGCGCGCGCTGGCGCACCGTCGAGCAGGACCTGCTCTACGAACTGGCGCCGAACAGGCTCGACGTGCATGCGATCGCCGCTGCTCCCACGCCGATGGCCGTCGTGGCTCCGCTGCGGTCGCTGTCTGCGTAAGAAAGAACGCCCCGCACGGTTCGTGCAGGGCGTTCGGGTCACGACGGGCCTGGCGGGGAAGTCGAGATCAGGCGGGGCTTGGCAGCGAGCCGCGCCCCTTGCCGAAGGCTGCGGTGATCGAGGCGATGCGGGCGCTCGCCGGGATCGGGCGGATGGTGAAAAGGCGCGGGATGCGGTTGTGACCGGCATCGCTTGCCAGCGCCATCAGCGATTCGATCTGCTCGCCGACCCGGCGATGGGTCTCCGTCTCGATGCGGATGCGCCGCCAGACGTGCCGCTGGACCACCAGGTCGAGGCACGCCTTGATGTCGCTGATCAGGAATTCGAGATCGAGCGTCGGCAGGCCGAGATAGGCGCGCAACTCGTCGAACACCGTCTTCAGCACGGCCGCATAGGCGAATTCCTCGGAGGCGGGGCGCAGCTCGTTGATGTCGAGGCACTGGATCTGTGCCTCTTCGCGGGCGGTTTCGATGAAGGCGGCGATCTGGCCGCTGCTAAGCGTCGCCGTGCCGTCCTCGAGCGCCAGCTGCTTCATCAGCAGCGAGGCCTCGAAAATGTCGAGAATCCGGCGCGACAGCAGGTGCACCAGCTCCCGCAGGGCGCGCTCCTGGGCAGGATTGCACTCGACGAAATTCATCTCGACGATATCGAACAGCCCCGCCTCGAAGGTTTCGCTCATGTTGCGGAAGCAGGCATGGTGATGGAGCAGCTTGTTGACCGCCGGCAGCGCATCCACCTCCACCGGGCAGTCCGACATGCAGATATCGTTGATGTCGGTGAAGCGCGGTGCAGTGGTGCGGTTCTGGCTATTCTGGCTCTTGAACACGGCAATCTCCTTTGCCGTCCCGTGACGGGGGCGGCGCGATCTCTCGTCTTGTCTTTTGGGTGTCCGGCCGGAGATGGCCGTCTTGGTTAAACGATTCCGAATCGCGATCTGAGTCGCAATTAGGAAACGCCTCGCAAGGGCAAGGTTATTTCAGTCCGCGGGAGCGGTTTCATGTGGACAATCGCGAATCGGGCACACCGGCGCATCAAGCGCCCGCCTGTGACGGCAATCACGGCAAGTTGAGAGGCTTCCAGGGCAGGATCTGCGGCAAATAACGAGGGATTTACGGCTTTGCGCTAGATTGCGCTCAAGCCGCATCCGTGAGACTGCGAAGGTTGTTCGAATGATCGAGATTTCCCGCGAGACATTCCCTGGCGCCGGCCGGTTTCCGTCCGCCCTTGCCGCATTGCTGATCGCGGCCGGCACGCTGACGATGGGCGGCAGCGGAGCGGTCGCCCGCGATCCGGCACCGATGACCCCGATCGCCGGCGCGAGCCTGGTGGCCGAGGCCGACGATCCGGACATGCCCCTGCAGATCCTGGTATCGCTGGACGAGCAGAAGCTGGAGGTCTATCGCGGCACGAAGCTGATCGAGACCACACGCATCTCGTCGGGCAAGCGCGGGCATGGCACGCCGACCGGCGTCTTCAGCATCCTGGAGAAGCGGCGGCGCCACTTCTCGAACCTCTACAACAATGCGCCGATGCCCTACATGCAGCGCCTGACCTGGTCGGGCATCGCCCTGCACGAGGGTGTCGTGCCGAACTATCCGGCCTCGCACGGGTGCATCCGCATGCCGCGCGGCTTCGCGCAGCAGCTCTTCTCGATGACCGATCGCGGCGCCCATGTGATCGTGACGCGCAAGCGGGCCGAGCCCCGCGCCGTCACCCATGCGGCGCTGCCGGCCCTGCGCCTTCCGGAGACGGAGGTCGCGAGCCTCGCGGCCGAGTTGCGACCGGGCCTGCCAGGTGCCGTGACGGACGGCGATGCGGGCACCGTCGGATCCATCGGCCCGACCGAGCCGACCCTGAAGCTGCCGTCCCAGCCGCTGCGCATCCTCGTGACGCCGACCTCCGCCCAGGAGCGACTGCGCGACATGCAGCGGGTTCTCGACCAGCTCGGCTACGACCCGGGTCCGGTCGACGGAGTGATGGGGCGCAAGACCCGTGCGGCGATCCGCCTGTTCCAGGAAGGGGCCGAACTGCCGGTGACCGGCGAGCCGACCGATCTCGTGCTGCGCGCGCTCTACGCCGAAGCGGGAGAGGCGGGGCCGGCGACCGGCCGGCTCTATGTGCGGCGGAACTTCAAGGAGGTCTATTCGGCCAATGTGGTGCTGAAGGATCCCGACCAGCCGCTCGGCACCCATCTGTTCACCGCCATTGCCGGCCTTGCGCCCGGCGCCGACCCTCGCTGGATGACGGTTGTGGCGGACGAAGCGGAGAACCGCTCGCCGGAGACCATCCTCGACCGGATCGAATGGACGCCGGATGCACGCGCCTTCGTGGAGGAAAACCTTGCCCTCGGCTCGTCGCTTGTGGTCACCGACCGTCCGTTCCGCCTGCATTCGGGGCTCGGAACCGACTTCGTGGTGATGACGCGCCAGTAA belongs to Stappia indica and includes:
- a CDS encoding class II glutamine amidotransferase; translation: MCRLAAYIGTEIPLENIIARPRHSLLVQSQDAQEAKLRVNGDGFGIAWYGHLPEPGLFKDVLPAWADTNLPSICRLVRSRLFLAHVRAATTGASSRENCHPFTHGRWAFMHNGGIGNFGHLRRDMEALIGDDYYALRRGTTDSELFFLMMLSNGLDEDAPAALRKTLAQLLGIAERRGTAGQPIRLTCAFSDGARIFAFRFADDRQAPTLYLSDCLDHGGRAFASEPLEGPCARWRTVEQDLLYELAPNRLDVHAIAAAPTPMAVVAPLRSLSA
- a CDS encoding YgfZ/GcvT domain-containing protein, with the translated sequence MSEDTPNQPAPTDEGDRAFVSLPSRAVLRVAGADAHGFLQNLLTCDMDDVDAEGAGYGALLTPQGKILFDFLVLADEAGYLLDTAQEPASDFARRLGFYKLRSKVEIADVSETHKVAATFGPKPEAEGCLVVADPRLAGFGWRVIGPPAVVDALAAGGTEAQYHARRVAAGVPEAPFDFALGDAFPHDADMDDLNGVAFDKGCFIGQEVVSRMRHRGTARRRIIKVTGTADLPVPGTEILAGEKPAGTLGTVDGSAGLALVRLDRIAQARTRGEPVTAGGVQLEPALPDFARFTWPETAANPETAE
- a CDS encoding L,D-transpeptidase family protein, coding for MIEISRETFPGAGRFPSALAALLIAAGTLTMGGSGAVARDPAPMTPIAGASLVAEADDPDMPLQILVSLDEQKLEVYRGTKLIETTRISSGKRGHGTPTGVFSILEKRRRHFSNLYNNAPMPYMQRLTWSGIALHEGVVPNYPASHGCIRMPRGFAQQLFSMTDRGAHVIVTRKRAEPRAVTHAALPALRLPETEVASLAAELRPGLPGAVTDGDAGTVGSIGPTEPTLKLPSQPLRILVTPTSAQERLRDMQRVLDQLGYDPGPVDGVMGRKTRAAIRLFQEGAELPVTGEPTDLVLRALYAEAGEAGPATGRLYVRRNFKEVYSANVVLKDPDQPLGTHLFTAIAGLAPGADPRWMTVVADEAENRSPETILDRIEWTPDARAFVEENLALGSSLVVTDRPFRLHSGLGTDFVVMTRQ